From the genome of Halichoerus grypus chromosome X, mHalGry1.hap1.1, whole genome shotgun sequence:
TTTCGTttttctgttctactgttcttctagtttctattttattgatttctgctctaatctttattatttctcttctcctgcttgtttTAAGCTTtatctgctgttctttctccagatcccttaggtgtaaggttagcttgtgcatttggaatttttccaattttttgagagcggcttggatggctatgtacttccctctaaggaccgcctttgcagtatcccataggttctgaaccaatgtgttttcattctcattggtttccatcaACTGTTTaacttcctctttaatttcctgtttgacccattcattctttagcgtgatgctttttaacctccaagtgtttgtaTTCCTTCCAAAGTTTTCCTTGTGAGTGAGTTCCAGTTTCaatgcattgtggtctgaaaatatgcagggaataatctcaatcttttgatatttgttgagacctgatttgtgacccaatatgtgagctattctggagaaagttctgtgtgcacCTGAGaggaatgagtattctgttgttttaggatagaatgtactgtatatatctacaaagtccAACTGGCCCAATGTATGCTTGAAAGCTCTTAGTTCTTTGTTACTCTTCTGCCtgggtgatctgtccattgctgagtggagtgttgaagtctcctggtattaatgtattattataaatttgattctttattttggttaatagttggtttatgtagttggctgctcccatgttgggggcatagatatttacaattgttatattttcttgttggatagaccctttaagtacgatatagtgtccctctacatctcttactacagtctttggtttaaaatctaatttgtctgatatatggattcctaccccagctttctttggaggtctgttggcatgataaattgttctccatctcctcactttcaacctggaggtgtctttaggttcaaaatgagtctcttgtagacagcatatagattggtcctgcttttttatctgATCTGAAACCCTATGCCAtttgatgggagcattcagccTGTTCATGTTGagggtaactattaaaagatataaatttagtgccaTCATACTGCCTGTAAAGTccttgtttctgtagattgtctctgtaaatttctggtctatattactcttcgggtctttcttcttttatagaatccccattaatatttcttgcagggatggcttggtggtcacatattctttcagtttctgactgtcctggaaactctttatctctccttccattctgaatgacagccttgctggataaagtattcttggctgcatgtttttctcatttagtaccctgaatatgtcttagcagccctttctggtttgccagatCTTTATGGATatgtctgatgttattctgatgttcctccctccatacttAAGAAATCACTTACCTTTAGCTCCTCTCCAGATAGGTTCCTttgctctaagatttgcaagtttctcTGTTATATGCCAGGGTGTtggtctgtttttattgatttgggaggggtcctctctgcctcttggacatgaatgcttgtttccttccccagattagggaagttctcagtaatgatttgctcaaatagaccttctagccctctctctctccacccactttGAGATCCCGATAATTTGGACATTGGTTTGTTTCAACACATTATTAAATTCTTGAAGCCTTTCTTCATGGGCCattagttgtctttctctcttttcctcaacttcctttccatcagcctgtcctctagatcacttattctctcttctgcttcatttacccTAGCTATTAGAGCATctaatttagactgcatctcattcatagcatttttaagttcagcctgattagatctcatttccaCGCTTAGagattctgtattttcatttatgcttttttcaagcccagctattaacTTTgtgattgctatcctgaattctatctctgacatcttgcttatatccatatcaattAGCTCTGTTGCAGAGAACACTGCCTCCGGTTCTTTATTGTgagttcctccttctagtcattctgccTAGGGGAGGATGGGTGAGCGAATGAACAGATTCCAAAATATCAACCAAGAACCAAGCAAAATTCAACCTAGAAAAAGTCTGGAGTGGTTGGAAGCCAccacagaaaagcaaataaaccCAGGAtgaaccaaaacaataaaaaaggagggggagactATAATCTCACAGGGTGGACAAAGCAAGGTGATCTTTTTCCTGATTGGATTTTGGTTGTGTGTTAGAGaacactacatcccaaaattgcaaGGAAAGcaatgttcatatatatatatatatatatatatatatatggtaaagtGAAAAAAGGACTAGAGTGAggcataaatctataaaatgtagatgtgagggggaaaaaagttaaaaaacaacttaaaagcataagttggggggtgcctgggtggctcagttggttaagcatctgcctttggctcaggtcatgatcccagggtcctgggatctagccccacatcgggcttcctgctcagtggagagcctgcttctccctccccctctgctactccctctgcttgtactctctccctccctctgtctctctgtctctctctctctctctctgtgtcaagcaagtgaataaaatcttttaaaaaataaaaacataaaaacataagtTGGTGAAATAAGAATATAgtcacaatgggaaaaagattaaaaaaaagaagaaatgtaaaattttagacTGAAGGATAAACGATTCAGGAGGAAACACCTGGAGATCAATATATTGTTTTCCTCTGGCtctggagttttacagtcctgtGAGATATATAAGCTTGTCATTCACCTGTTCTTCTAGTCTGTCTTCTAGGTGAGAGACCTGCTGTTTTGCCTGTCAGGTGTCTTGCCTGGGCggagttgccccaccccttgtCAGGGGAATGGGCTTAAGGTTAGCTGGtcctctatgtggcttttgttccctggtggctttctgcaccTTTTCAGAGGGTCAAAGCAAAAATAGCTGTGCTGGGATCTCTGGCCCAGAGCTGCAAGATTGTGGTCCCCCTTCTTCAGTAAACCCTCCAGGTCAAACCATCTCCACTTCTGTGTTCACCAAACTCGCAAACTCTCATGGTTTGCCCCCACTGCAATTCTCCCAGGAGGACTCCCTGGGGCCCACAAATGACACTTCGCTTTGTGCCTTTGCAACTGTGAGCTGTTATCGGCTCGCGTGTGCACCCTGCTCCACTGTTCCCAGGTTACAGCTGGGTGCCATCCTACTGTCCTTTCTGGGGCCACCACCACCCTGAGAGTTGTTGCTCAGTCATGGGCTCAGCCATTTCATCACTCCCAGGGGATGTTAAATGGCCCACACATTCCAGTCCTTTTCGGGTGCTCAGGAAGACAGCAGTCTCCCTACTCACCTGGCTTGCAGTTTATAGCCACTGGAGCTGGGAGTCcttcctgggctcactgaccatCACCAATTTCCCCactccactgcttgggcactctattggatcaggcacccccatttttctgtgtctcctgggatcctgagaccacagtgaTGCACCTAGAATTCTGCTCTTTTCATCCCCTGTGCCTCTTTCAGAAaaggatgtctctcactggagcagatttctaagggttctgattttgtgctctggtgttatatcactttccagtagccagcttatggaggctccctctccCGTCCCTTTATCTTCCAATATTTCCCAAAGATTCATGGTTTTTCacttcctaccttgcaaaaagcagtcatttttctgcttgtagagttcctgatatattttcttacatctcaggctgaatttgtgtgtgttcagaatgttttcatagatatccagctaaatgtgagggaccagatgaaacgaggtcccctactctgctgccatcttgcctccccttttttctttttttttaatttaaattcagttagccaacatatagtatatcatgagtttcagatgtagtgtacaataattcatcagttgcgtaaaacagctgttattattattgtccAAAAACAAATAGCCAGTCAAGGGCAGAACCCGGATTTATACCCAGGTCTGAATCTAAACTTGTGTTCCTTTAGTAATATTGCTCTGCTTAATACAGAAATGGGTTGTAGGGTGAGCACTGCCACAAACTGGCTCTGTGACTTAGTGTGATATACTGTATCACTTTGAATCTTattagtttctcatctgtaaattgggataAGGATAGGTAAAGTTCAGATTGCTCTGCATGTAATCTAGAGGAGGAAAATGGAAGTCTAGATAGGAGGGGCTTTAAATAATTAATTGGCCAATACAAGTCAGTTTCATCCTCTGCAAGACAGTGGAATAGGTATACCAAGAACCCTCAATATGTTTATGCTCTTTAGTCTGGGCAACCCCACTCAGGCAGTGTGGAATAGTGGGTAGTGTTAGAGAGCCCTGCATTCAAATGCCAACATCCCATTTACTAGttctgtggtcttgggcaagttactacccggaatctcaatttcctttttttttttttttttttttttttttttacaaatggggTAATAACACCCATCATTTTTACCCTTTTCTAAGGtaacaaaatataataacatgaaaagaattgttttgaataaagaaagaaagaaagttttgaataaagaaagaaaaatttctccCGTTGTCCTATCTACCTAACACAATTCTCTTTGTGGTTCTGTGCCACTGAGGGTCACCTCTTAAGGCAGGagccagaggagagagagactaAAGACAGAAACAGGCTAAAGCGAGACCAGGGTCTAGGGTGTAGAGCAAGAGCACCCATGGGATGGGCTGGAGCAAAGGTGAAAGCCAGATACTgatgcagaagaaaagaaatgccaaatCTGAGTGATGGATAACAGCTAGGCAGTACCTGAAAACCAGAGAGTACAGAAAGCCAGTGGGAGGACAACAATGTGCTCTAGAGGGGCCTCCTTCCAAAGCTTTGTGGCTCTTTCATTTAGGCAGGCTTCAAATGGTCTTAAAGGTCTTTGAAACTGTGCCAGTATATTTTGTGcatgtatattttgaaaaatgcaacCCAAGTGTATATACTTTTTCATTGAGTATCATATCTTCAACATTTTCCATGTCACAAGTCTTCATAGTGATTCCTTTTAATAGCTTCCTAAATATTGCCATTTTGCTCATAGTCCAGAATGAACATTCCTGTGTGTTAACTTTTTGTTTCCCTTAATTATGTCCTTAGAATAAATTCATAGGTGTGAGATTACTGAACCAGAGAGTATACAACTGGGATTTAACAGCCAGatgcaggttttattttttaggaaaagaaataagctatAGTTCTTCCATTACTCTTCCTCTTCTGGAACCAAGGAGTGGACCCTGTAGAGTTGTGCTGTCCAATTAACCACATGTGATGGTttaaagttaaattaattaaaatttttaaaaaatcaaaattcagttcttcagctgcactagccacatttcaactACCCAGTAGCTACATGTGCCTAGGGTATGGGAAAGTATAGGTATAGAAAATTTCcatcattgtagaaaatttaatGGACAGTGCTCCTTTAAGAGTTTCTCAAAGGTCATAGTTGGCATCTTGGGTGGGAATTATTTGTGGTGTGGGACTTTCCTGTGCATTGAGAGGCTATTTAGCATCTCTGACCCATGTCCACTACATACTAGTCGTGCTCTCTCTTGAATCAGTCTAATAGCAAAAACCTCCACGTTTGCAAATGTcccataaggaaataaaattatcccCTTTTGATACCCACTGAGCTTCAATCTTAGAATAAAGGATCTTCTATTTTTGGGGAGATGGCTTCAGGTTGGATCtgcctggagaaagaaaagcttagAAAGATGGCTTAGAAAAATAACCTTGGCTCAGAGCCTAAATCTCTACTCCATTcccattttcctcccttttcctgctggtctgtttcttgctttttggTAATTGTAGGAACAAGACCATGCAGATGGAGAAGATCAAGGCACGTTTGAAAGCTGAGTTTGAGGCCCTTGAATCAGAGGAGAGGCACctgaaggaatacaagcaggagaTGGACCTGCTGCTACAGGAGAAGATGGCCCATGTGGAGGAACTCCGACTGATCCATGCTGATATCAATGTGGTACGTGGCTGGCTTCCCAAAGCCTACCTATGGGCCCTTTGAGGACTAGACAGTAGTGAGTACTGTGGCCTCTCTTGAGATGTGGCTGTGGCCAACTTGGGGAAGTAAGCATCAGGCTGTGGTGGAATGGAAGAATCCAAGAGTTCTGAGATCTAGCTCTGGCACTGTCACTGATTGACTGTATATGACTGGACAAGTCCCTTTTTCTCCTGggcctcattttctctctctttactaTGACAGGGATTCAGTCACCTCAGAGCACTGATGTGCTCTCATCCTGGGAGTCTGGGAGTTGAGAGCTAGCCTTGGGGTAAAGCAGAGCAGACAGCCTCTGGGGTCTAGCTCAAAGGGCTCTAAAACTTCCAAGTAGGCTAAACAATCCCTGCCAGCCTACTGAAGTGTAGCTCCCTTTTTAGAGTCTCTCTTTTGGAGATACTTGGAACAGGGTAAGTGAACTGCCTGCTAAGTTGATAAGTTCCCCAATTTTTGGAGTTATTCAAGGAGAGCCTGAATGATCACCTGTCTGGGCTGCAGTATTGATGCACCAGGAGGAAAGTTGGAGGTGCTGACTTACAAAGTCCTTTCCAATCCTTAGAGCCTAGGacaatgataaacatttttttaaaaattacatttgaaggagttgtttctatttttgggaaACTCATTTCTATGACAATACTTATTTCCTGATATTGCCAAGCCTAGGATCTTAAAAGAAATAGGAATGTGACTTAGACAGTAGGTACTTGGTATTTTCTGTGTCACAAGATCACAGGATTCCAGGGTTTCATGAGCTGCTGCCAGCTAACAAAGGATACAAAGCcaatacaaataacaaaatattagccaCAGAGGGACTGAGAATCTAAGCCAGTGGATGTCTAACTTAAACTTGAATAAAAGTCACCTGAAGAGGTTCTTAAAACAGATTATTGGACTCTACAccagaatttctgatttttatatgtCTGGGGCCatgcctgagaatttgcattcctAATGAGTTTCCGGGTGATGCTAATGATGCTGATCTGGTGActacattttgaaaaccactgatctaaGAGAAAAGCCACCAGCCTTGGAAGCTTCAGCCCCGAGTCTTTGTCTATGCTTTGCCCCTAAGAAGTATTTCTCTGGGGAAGTTTCTTAAGTTTCTTCTTTCTGAGTCTCAATtctctgatctgtaaaatggtgggGTGGACTAAATGAACTCTAAGGGCCATTCTAGCTTTAAGGTGCTATATTTgaataataactaccatttattgaacctTTTCTCTGTGGTAGCCCTTGTACTGAGAGCTTTATATGAATTCAATCACTGAAAATTCATAAGATTATATGAGGTAGGAactattattatcaccatcataaagatgaaaaaaaactgaggcttgACAAGAGTCACATAGAATACATGGTGAATGAAGGACTTGGCCATAGATTGGTCTGGATCTGGAGCCTGGGTTATTTTATCCACTTAGCTTTGCAGAGAATGATGGTGTCTTTTCTCTGTACCTACCTCACTCTGTGTTCCAGATGGAAAACACCATCAAACAATCTGAGAATGACTTAAATAAGTTGCTAGAGTCTACCCGGCGGCTACATGATGAGTATAAGCCACTGAAGGAACATGTGGATGCCCTACGTATGACTCTAGGCCTGCAGAGGCTCCCTGACCTATGTGAAGAGGAGGAGAAGCTCTCCTTGGAGTAAGCTGCCTATTCCCTGTCCCTGcaacatacacacaacacacaccacacacacacacacacacacacacacacacacacacatacagaggcGCATACACATGCATAAAGCCTGGTTTAAAAGTCATAGTACCCAGTCCTAGCTTCAGGCCTGTCAGTAACTGACTCattgtatgactttgggcaagtctctGTGTATCAAAATAAGGATGGTTAGACTAGTATTACCagctagtttttaaaattctctgtgcAATTTTGACAACATAAGACTGTGTCTAtgaccctgtgtgtgtgtgtgtgtgtgtgtgtgtgtgtgtgagtgagactCTTAAGAGGTCAATTCCCAAGTCAAGGTCTAGCAGGGGTGTCTAGAAACCTTTGAAAACATAGAAGGCTGGGCTTTCATGGTCTCCAGGGGCTAGCCTGGAACTTCATCTTAAGACCCAGAATTAAGAACTACACTCACCTTACAGAGACAGTTCAGTTCAGTAGAAGGAAGCACACTTCCTTAAAGTAAAGCAGGTTGCCTGTGGAAGTGGTGAGCTTCATATTCCTAGAAGTATGTCAACAGAGGCCTGAGGACACTTAATGGGAATATTGCAAGGGTACATGGGATGAACAGCAGGCAAATGCCCTTTAAGGACTTTGCTAGCCCTGGGAGTCTTGATTCTCTGGGTGTGTCAGagccaaggaggaggaggattacCCTTCCCAGCAGACAGTGGCCCAGGTACCCAAGGAGAAGAACCTTGTGCTGGGGAGGGTGCAGGAACTTTCTATAGTGAGCCACAGCCCAACCCCTTTGGTCCTGTGTCATGGAGTCTTTAAGAGGGGCAAGGTTCTCCTTGCTTTCAGAATGATCCAGCTAATGTCTTTCATCTCCAAAGTTACTTTGAGAAGCAGAAAGCAGAGTGGCAGACGGAGCCTCAGGAGCCCCCCATCCCTGAGTCTCTGGCCGCTGCCGCTGCTGCTGCCCAGCAACTCCAAGTGGCTAGAAAGCAGGACACTCGGCAGACAGCCACCTTTAGGCAGCAGCCCCCACCTATGAAGGTAAGTGAGCTGGGTAGGGGTTGTGGAGGAAGCAAGGTATCTTCAAGCAGCCCCATGGAAGGCTAGGACTGGGGCTTTGTAGTTACCTATTTGTGCCTTTCTAAAACAGACTTTGCTTGGGACACAGAGGAAGGGTTGGTGTATATGTGCTATAGCAGACCAgctgattttattgtt
Proteins encoded in this window:
- the LOC118519988 gene encoding zinc finger C4H2 domain-containing protein isoform X2 — protein: MADEQEIMCKLESIKEISSSTNLCSFPSIFTTQWLHLISPSSSSTRPSCPTLLIVNKTMQMEKIKARLKAEFEALESEERHLKEYKQEMDLLLQEKMAHVEELRLIHADINVMENTIKQSENDLNKLLESTRRLHDEYKPLKEHVDALRMTLGLQRLPDLCEEEEKLSLEPACHVISKFIGMHLYALCAKPRVDPGTPKSQNGSRMNEEMENPWSSATHNLSPWPE
- the LOC118519988 gene encoding zinc finger C4H2 domain-containing protein isoform X1 — encoded protein: MADEQEIMCKLESIKEISSSTNLCSFPSIFTTQWLHLISPSSSSTRPSCPTLLIVNKTMQMEKIKARLKAEFEALESEERHLKEYKQEMDLLLQEKMAHVEELRLIHADINVMENTIKQSENDLNKLLESTRRLHDEYKPLKEHVDALRMTLGLQRLPDLCEEEEKLSLDYFEKQKAEWQTEPQEPPIPESLAAAAAAAQQLQVARKQDTRQTATFRQQPPPMKACLSCHQQIHRNAPICPLCKAKSRSRNPKKPKRKQDE
- the LOC118519988 gene encoding zinc finger C4H2 domain-containing protein isoform X4; the encoded protein is MADEQEIMCKLESIKEIRNKTMQMEKIKARLKAEFEALESEERHLKEYKQEMDLLLQEKMAHVEELRLIHADINVMENTIKQSENDLNKLLESTRRLHDEYKPLKEHVDALRMTLGLQRLPDLCEEEEKLSLEPACHVISKFIGMHLYALCAKPRVDPGTPKSQNGSRMNEEMENPWSSATHNLSPWPE
- the LOC118519988 gene encoding zinc finger C4H2 domain-containing protein isoform X3, which gives rise to MADEQEIMCKLESIKEIRNKTMQMEKIKARLKAEFEALESEERHLKEYKQEMDLLLQEKMAHVEELRLIHADINVMENTIKQSENDLNKLLESTRRLHDEYKPLKEHVDALRMTLGLQRLPDLCEEEEKLSLDYFEKQKAEWQTEPQEPPIPESLAAAAAAAQQLQVARKQDTRQTATFRQQPPPMKACLSCHQQIHRNAPICPLCKAKSRSRNPKKPKRKQDE
- the LOC118519988 gene encoding zinc finger C4H2 domain-containing protein isoform X5, translated to MQMEKIKARLKAEFEALESEERHLKEYKQEMDLLLQEKMAHVEELRLIHADINVMENTIKQSENDLNKLLESTRRLHDEYKPLKEHVDALRMTLGLQRLPDLCEEEEKLSLDYFEKQKAEWQTEPQEPPIPESLAAAAAAAQQLQVARKQDTRQTATFRQQPPPMKACLSCHQQIHRNAPICPLCKAKSRSRNPKKPKRKQDE